In one Candidatus Paceibacterota bacterium genomic region, the following are encoded:
- a CDS encoding D-hexose-6-phosphate mutarotase, giving the protein MTTSQSGTTAAPGALGRVTFLDGQGELPMLEISTPWSSAAIYLQGAHVTQFKKKDEPPMLFLSQCSRFVEGQPIRGGIPVVFPWFGQREGLGQHGFARVKTWDLKEVAPAPDGSVSVRFRLPACPEASDFTPFTADYLVTVSQSLTLQLVITNQSNDAEFTFENCLHSYFEVSDITAISVSGLNGLNYLDKVAHFVEQTETNETLRIASEVDRVYQNATGTVEILDPRFGRIIRIEKHGSASTVVWNPWTAKSRQMPDFGDEEFERMICVEAGNVASNSISLPPGATSTLTVKLATETLT; this is encoded by the coding sequence ATGACAACCAGTCAATCAGGCACAACGGCTGCCCCAGGCGCCCTCGGACGCGTGACGTTTCTCGACGGCCAAGGCGAGCTGCCCATGCTCGAAATCAGCACACCCTGGAGCTCAGCCGCAATCTACCTCCAGGGCGCGCATGTCACCCAATTCAAGAAGAAGGATGAGCCGCCCATGCTTTTCCTCAGCCAATGCAGCCGCTTTGTCGAGGGCCAACCTATTCGGGGTGGCATCCCTGTGGTCTTCCCCTGGTTTGGACAGCGGGAGGGCTTAGGCCAGCACGGCTTCGCCCGCGTCAAGACCTGGGACCTCAAAGAAGTCGCCCCAGCCCCGGATGGCAGCGTCAGTGTGCGGTTCCGTTTGCCTGCCTGCCCTGAGGCTTCGGACTTTACGCCATTCACCGCCGACTACCTTGTCACGGTGAGCCAGTCCCTGACGCTGCAACTCGTTATTACCAACCAGTCCAACGACGCTGAATTCACTTTTGAGAACTGTCTGCATTCCTATTTTGAAGTGAGTGACATCACCGCCATTTCGGTCAGCGGTCTCAATGGCCTTAACTACCTGGATAAGGTCGCCCATTTTGTGGAGCAGACCGAGACCAACGAGACCCTTCGCATCGCCTCCGAAGTGGACCGTGTTTACCAGAACGCCACCGGCACCGTGGAAATTCTTGACCCGCGCTTCGGCCGCATAATCCGTATCGAGAAACATGGTTCCGCCTCCACCGTGGTCTGGAACCCGTGGACTGCCAAGTCACGACAAATGCCTGACTTCGGTGACGAGGAGTTCGAGCGCATGATCTGCGTCGAAGCAGGCAATGTTGCTTCGAACAGCATCAGCCTGCCCCCGGGGGCGACTTCAACTCTCACCGTCAAGCTGGCTACCGAAACGCTCACATAG
- a CDS encoding VCBS repeat-containing protein, producing MQCLYLALSITWLLAITVVNTQAAGLERLKYHNPGLVVDLGVGLWAWPLPMDFDGDGDFDLVVNCPDVPYNGVYFFENAASGGRLNKLPVFKPSRRISRGLQNVQVSYLNGSPCVLSPGHEYPDFLKTGLATGKRLPISANIHPNKVRANMWRYVDYDGDNALDLVVGIGDWTDYGWDNAYTPEGQWTNGPLRGFVYCIRNHGTTAKPVYDKPVKIRAGDKPVETFGWPSPNFADFDGDGDLDLLCGEFLDGFTYFENIGARTAPKYAPSCRLTLPPGAHKSAPPFAWLAEKESAGLPGSPRPLAMDLEMVTPTAIDWDKDGDLDLIVGDEDGRVAFLENTGKFTTDHTPQFLPPVYFQQEADELKCGALATPTGVDWDGDGDIDIVSGNTAGYILFFENLSGPGVEKPGWARPEYLRAGGKVIRVMAGPNGSIQGPAEAKWGYTTLSVADWDGNTLPDILMNSIWGKVVWFKNVGTRKAPKLAAAQPIEVEWNGPQPSLAYGWLRPEGKALLTQWRTTPFAVDWNRDGLTDLIMLDQQGYLALFERAKRVGQLVLLPPRRVFCDERGEPLSLSKGSAGKSGRRKLCIVDWDGDGNLDILLSSANATFLRQADARDGKWFFQDMGLLARRNLEGHDVSPTVVDFNGDAVPDFLGGAEDGRFYYLRNPRAASERGSNFEPGRKPGA from the coding sequence ATGCAATGCCTGTATCTCGCTCTTAGCATCACTTGGCTGTTAGCGATCACAGTGGTTAATACCCAGGCGGCAGGATTAGAACGGCTGAAATACCACAATCCCGGTCTGGTGGTGGACTTGGGGGTCGGATTATGGGCGTGGCCGTTGCCAATGGACTTTGATGGGGACGGCGACTTTGATCTTGTCGTCAACTGCCCGGACGTACCTTACAACGGTGTGTATTTCTTCGAGAACGCTGCCAGCGGCGGCAGATTGAACAAGCTGCCCGTCTTCAAACCCAGCCGCCGCATCAGCAGGGGGTTGCAGAATGTCCAGGTCAGTTACTTGAACGGCAGCCCATGCGTTCTTTCGCCAGGCCACGAGTATCCCGACTTTCTCAAGACCGGCCTTGCGACCGGGAAGCGACTCCCGATCTCTGCAAATATCCATCCCAACAAAGTCCGCGCGAACATGTGGCGCTACGTGGATTACGACGGCGACAACGCGCTCGATCTCGTGGTGGGGATTGGGGATTGGACGGATTATGGTTGGGACAACGCCTACACGCCCGAGGGCCAATGGACCAACGGTCCCCTGCGCGGTTTTGTTTATTGCATCCGCAACCATGGCACGACGGCGAAGCCTGTTTACGACAAACCAGTGAAGATCAGAGCGGGCGACAAACCGGTCGAGACATTTGGCTGGCCCTCGCCGAACTTCGCGGACTTCGACGGCGACGGCGATCTGGACCTTTTGTGCGGTGAATTCCTCGATGGCTTCACTTACTTCGAGAACATCGGCGCGCGCACCGCGCCGAAATATGCGCCAAGCTGCCGACTGACCTTGCCCCCCGGTGCGCATAAGTCTGCCCCTCCGTTCGCCTGGTTGGCGGAGAAGGAGAGCGCTGGCCTTCCTGGTTCGCCGAGACCGCTTGCGATGGACCTGGAAATGGTCACGCCGACAGCGATAGACTGGGACAAGGACGGCGACCTTGATCTCATCGTTGGCGACGAGGATGGACGCGTTGCTTTTCTCGAGAATACTGGCAAATTCACGACTGACCATACGCCGCAATTTCTGCCGCCTGTTTACTTCCAACAGGAGGCAGACGAGTTGAAGTGTGGCGCGCTGGCGACGCCAACAGGCGTTGATTGGGACGGAGATGGCGATATTGACATCGTTAGCGGCAACACGGCGGGCTATATCCTCTTCTTCGAGAACCTCAGCGGGCCCGGGGTCGAGAAGCCTGGTTGGGCCAGGCCGGAGTATCTCCGGGCAGGTGGCAAAGTAATCCGCGTAATGGCGGGTCCGAACGGCAGCATCCAGGGGCCCGCCGAAGCGAAGTGGGGCTACACGACGTTGAGCGTGGCGGATTGGGATGGCAATACCTTGCCCGACATCCTCATGAATTCTATTTGGGGAAAAGTGGTCTGGTTCAAGAACGTCGGCACGCGCAAGGCGCCCAAACTTGCCGCCGCGCAACCGATCGAAGTCGAATGGAACGGCCCGCAGCCTTCGCTCGCTTACGGGTGGCTTCGCCCCGAGGGCAAGGCGCTCCTCACTCAGTGGCGCACGACGCCATTTGCCGTTGATTGGAATCGTGATGGCCTGACCGACCTCATCATGCTCGACCAGCAGGGCTACCTTGCGCTATTCGAGCGTGCTAAACGCGTCGGCCAACTCGTGCTGCTCCCGCCCAGGCGCGTGTTTTGCGACGAGAGGGGGGAACCGCTGTCGCTTAGCAAAGGCTCCGCGGGCAAGAGTGGCCGCCGCAAGCTCTGCATCGTGGATTGGGATGGCGATGGCAACCTCGACATCCTCTTAAGTTCCGCCAATGCGACGTTTCTCCGCCAGGCGGATGCCCGCGATGGCAAGTGGTTCTTCCAGGACATGGGGCTGCTCGCGCGGCGGAACCTCGAAGGCCACGACGTCAGCCCTACCGTAGTGGACTTCAATGGCGATGCCGTTCCGGACTTCCTCGGCGGTGCGGAAGATGGACGTTTCTATTACCTCCGCAATCCTCGCGCTGCGAGCGAGCGAGGGAGCAACTTTGAACCGGGCAGGAAGCCCGGCGCGTGA
- the mnmE gene encoding tRNA uridine-5-carboxymethylaminomethyl(34) synthesis GTPase MnmE, which produces MLDDTIAAIATPLGEGGLAVIRISGPQALAVADRCFLPARENAVKPSVAATHTIHLGHIVSDGQKVDEAMLAVMRAPRTFTREHVVEITCHGGILATKLVLDAVLAGGARLAEPGEFTRRAFLNGRIDLAQAEAVSDLIHSRTELALRAANEQLAGSLSRRIGELRDQMLETLAHVEAHIDFPEEDIAPDTRSRLVARLERGVAFMDELLRTAGEGRILRRGVRGAIIGRPNAGKSSLLNQLLGSDRAIVSAIPGTTRDTIEETTNIRGLPVMLVDTAGLREVDDEIEAEGVRRSREALQQAEFVLHVLDASELLTRADESCLAECSGKKCVLVRNKIDLPVRLQLPPGLSAPVVDVCCLTGQGIEPLKDEMKKLVWSGEIRAEMLQVMINSRHQDALNRARAATLRAVEDLCAAQPLELPALDLRIAVNAIGEIVGQTTTDDILDTIFSQFCIGK; this is translated from the coding sequence ATGCTGGACGACACCATAGCTGCAATTGCGACGCCGCTCGGCGAAGGCGGTCTGGCCGTGATCCGCATTTCCGGCCCGCAGGCGCTCGCAGTGGCCGATCGCTGCTTCCTCCCGGCGCGTGAAAATGCCGTGAAGCCGTCAGTCGCGGCGACCCACACCATTCATCTTGGTCATATTGTGAGCGACGGGCAGAAGGTGGACGAGGCGATGCTGGCGGTGATGCGCGCCCCGCGCACCTTCACGCGCGAACATGTGGTCGAAATCACCTGCCACGGCGGCATCCTGGCCACGAAGCTGGTGCTGGATGCGGTGCTTGCGGGCGGCGCCCGGCTGGCTGAACCCGGTGAATTCACACGCCGCGCCTTTCTTAACGGGAGAATTGACCTGGCGCAGGCCGAGGCTGTCTCCGACCTGATCCATTCGCGCACCGAGTTGGCGTTGCGTGCCGCCAACGAGCAACTCGCTGGCAGTCTCTCCCGGCGAATCGGCGAACTGCGCGACCAGATGCTCGAAACGCTTGCCCACGTCGAGGCGCACATTGACTTCCCCGAAGAGGACATCGCGCCGGATACCCGCAGCCGGCTCGTTGCGCGGCTTGAACGCGGCGTTGCCTTCATGGACGAGCTGCTGCGCACTGCCGGCGAGGGGCGAATCCTCCGCCGTGGCGTCCGAGGTGCTATTATCGGTCGGCCAAACGCCGGCAAGTCCAGTCTTCTCAATCAGCTCCTTGGCAGCGACCGCGCCATCGTTTCCGCCATTCCTGGAACTACCCGCGACACCATCGAAGAAACTACGAATATCCGCGGGCTGCCGGTCATGCTCGTGGACACCGCGGGGTTGCGCGAGGTCGACGACGAGATCGAAGCCGAGGGCGTTCGTCGCAGCCGCGAGGCCCTGCAACAGGCGGAGTTTGTCTTGCACGTGTTGGACGCGTCCGAGTTGCTGACACGCGCTGACGAGAGTTGTTTGGCGGAGTGCTCGGGTAAGAAATGTGTCTTGGTTCGGAACAAGATTGACCTGCCGGTCCGGCTGCAATTGCCACCAGGCCTAAGTGCCCCAGTAGTGGACGTTTGCTGCCTGACCGGGCAGGGAATTGAGCCGCTCAAGGACGAGATGAAGAAGTTGGTGTGGTCCGGCGAAATCAGAGCCGAGATGTTGCAGGTAATGATCAACTCGCGCCACCAAGATGCGCTCAACCGCGCGCGGGCTGCCACCCTGCGCGCGGTAGAAGACCTATGCGCCGCCCAGCCCCTTGAGCTCCCCGCCCTGGACCTGCGTATCGCAGTCAATGCAATTGGTGAAATTGTCGGCCAGACTACTACCGACGACATCTTGGATACAATCTTCAGCCAGTTTTGCATTGGCAAATAG
- a CDS encoding septum formation initiator family protein, producing MKVNLSIWDRLTPVVIFLVFVAGVLLVGFWYLPLIKQNQRMRKEVYRLQKMIREHEETARQLHTSIDALRFDPKAVERLARETLGYAKPGETVVRFEEPRTNSASKR from the coding sequence ATGAAAGTGAACCTTAGTATCTGGGACAGGCTGACCCCAGTGGTGATCTTTCTCGTCTTTGTGGCTGGCGTTCTACTGGTCGGATTTTGGTATCTGCCCCTTATCAAGCAGAATCAACGGATGCGGAAGGAAGTCTACCGGCTCCAGAAAATGATACGGGAGCATGAGGAAACCGCCAGGCAATTGCACACCTCCATTGACGCCTTGCGCTTCGATCCGAAGGCCGTGGAACGGCTGGCCCGAGAGACATTGGGTTACGCCAAACCAGGAGAAACCGTCGTTCGCTTCGAAGAACCCCGGACCAACAGCGCTTCGAAACGCTGA
- the frr gene encoding ribosome recycling factor produces the protein MTLDDFLLDAEDKMSKTEQVVVKEFAGVRTGKASPALVENILVEAYGSQMRIRELAGITTPEPRTLTIQPWDANSLHPIEKAILKSNLGLTPSIQGKAIRLFFPELSEERRQEFVKIVRKMAEDGRVAIRHVRRDTLDQLKKHTHDSGVTEDDVRHAEKEVQKLTDEYIGKIDLHVAHKEKEIMTV, from the coding sequence ATGACACTCGACGACTTTCTACTTGATGCGGAAGACAAGATGAGCAAGACCGAGCAGGTGGTCGTGAAGGAGTTTGCCGGTGTGCGCACCGGCAAAGCCTCGCCCGCGTTGGTCGAGAACATCCTTGTGGAGGCTTATGGCTCGCAAATGCGCATTCGCGAACTTGCTGGTATCACTACCCCCGAACCGCGCACCCTGACAATCCAGCCCTGGGACGCCAACTCGCTGCATCCGATCGAGAAGGCCATTCTCAAGAGCAACCTGGGGCTCACGCCGTCCATTCAGGGCAAGGCCATTAGGCTGTTCTTCCCCGAACTCAGCGAGGAACGGCGCCAGGAATTCGTGAAGATCGTCCGCAAAATGGCCGAGGACGGGCGCGTGGCCATCCGCCATGTGCGGCGCGACACCTTGGACCAACTGAAGAAACACACCCACGATAGCGGTGTAACCGAGGACGACGTCAGGCATGCCGAGAAGGAAGTGCAGAAGCTGACGGACGAGTACATCGGCAAGATTGACCTCCACGTGGCGCACAAGGAAAAAGAAATCATGACCGTATAG
- a CDS encoding YIP1 family protein, with protein MIKTLLLIIEPATTWEGISRARRSVPFVLVAFLLPLLLLASVGEGYGLVNWGKWQDFGRLKKFSAAEALVVQTAQIVLSLVVVLMGAYFLKLVGETFCGRHSYAQAFATVAYSLSPLFLLRLLDAFRGISPWVSWAIGILLSIGVLYHGLPRMMETDPAHAFGQFFMSALLLVLVTGLVRFATAAYLQGKFTKVQVIVSDLAAQLPF; from the coding sequence ATGATCAAAACGCTGCTGCTAATTATTGAGCCGGCCACGACTTGGGAGGGCATCTCCCGTGCCCGGCGCAGCGTGCCTTTTGTCCTGGTCGCGTTTCTGTTGCCACTATTGTTGCTCGCGTCGGTTGGGGAGGGCTACGGGCTGGTCAACTGGGGAAAGTGGCAGGATTTTGGCCGCCTGAAGAAATTCTCGGCGGCCGAAGCCTTAGTGGTCCAAACTGCTCAGATCGTGCTTTCGCTGGTTGTTGTGCTTATGGGCGCCTACTTCCTCAAGTTGGTGGGTGAGACGTTCTGCGGCCGGCATTCGTACGCGCAAGCTTTCGCTACGGTCGCTTACAGCCTGAGTCCGCTTTTTCTGCTGCGCCTGCTGGATGCATTTCGCGGGATTTCACCTTGGGTGAGCTGGGCGATTGGAATTCTGCTGTCTATCGGGGTGCTGTATCATGGGTTGCCGCGGATGATGGAGACTGACCCGGCGCACGCTTTTGGGCAGTTCTTCATGAGCGCCCTGCTCTTGGTGCTGGTCACCGGCTTGGTGCGGTTTGCCACCGCTGCCTACTTGCAGGGGAAGTTCACCAAGGTTCAGGTCATTGTTTCCGACTTGGCCGCGCAATTGCCTTTCTGA
- a CDS encoding MFS transporter: MNDDIPASHPLRYAWFVVVLLFPVALLNYLDRQMLATMRVSMVEDIPSIANKADWGMVLACFKWTYAVLSPFGGFIADRVSRRHVIGASLLVWSAVTWWTGHVATFHELMAARALMGVSEAFYIPAALALIADYHPGLTRSRAVGVHQTGIYVGQILGGFAGYVADSPEHGWRWAFTTCGLVGVVYAMPLFAILRNPVRPAPDAVTQVVSGNVFRGLLTNRNFILLVLYFTLPAIAGWVVRDWMPDILKEKFGLGQGRAGVSAILVVQFGALVGALLGGTLADRWMRTSPRGRIFTSAIGTLLLLPALFSVGYAGTLAVAILGLSIFGLGWGFFDCNNMPILCQVARSEWRATGYGIMNLVSISCGGFGDWAFGALRDRHVPLNLIFGVFAGVALLSVVIVLLIKAEPNQSVREPEGARRSADA; the protein is encoded by the coding sequence GTGAACGACGATATTCCAGCGTCTCATCCCCTCCGCTACGCGTGGTTCGTGGTCGTGTTGCTGTTTCCGGTGGCGCTCCTCAACTACCTCGACCGGCAGATGCTCGCGACAATGAGGGTTTCGATGGTCGAGGACATCCCGAGCATCGCAAACAAGGCGGACTGGGGCATGGTGCTGGCTTGCTTCAAATGGACCTATGCGGTCCTGAGCCCGTTCGGCGGCTTCATCGCTGACCGGGTCAGCCGGCGGCATGTCATTGGGGCCAGCCTGCTCGTTTGGTCGGCGGTGACTTGGTGGACAGGACACGTCGCCACGTTCCATGAACTCATGGCTGCCCGTGCGCTTATGGGCGTTAGCGAAGCCTTCTACATCCCGGCCGCGCTCGCGTTGATCGCAGATTATCACCCGGGACTCACCCGGTCACGGGCGGTGGGGGTGCATCAGACCGGCATCTACGTGGGGCAAATTCTCGGCGGGTTTGCGGGTTACGTTGCAGATTCGCCGGAGCATGGCTGGCGCTGGGCGTTCACGACGTGCGGCCTGGTGGGTGTCGTTTATGCGATGCCCCTGTTCGCGATTCTGCGCAATCCCGTGCGCCCCGCCCCTGATGCCGTGACTCAAGTGGTGAGCGGCAACGTCTTTCGCGGGCTGCTCACGAACCGCAATTTCATTCTGCTCGTGCTCTACTTCACCCTGCCTGCAATCGCGGGTTGGGTAGTGCGCGATTGGATGCCCGACATCCTGAAAGAGAAATTTGGTCTCGGTCAGGGCCGCGCAGGCGTGAGCGCGATTCTCGTTGTGCAATTCGGCGCGCTCGTCGGCGCGCTGCTCGGCGGCACGCTGGCCGATCGTTGGATGCGCACCTCGCCGCGCGGGCGAATCTTCACGAGCGCCATCGGCACACTACTGTTGCTCCCCGCGCTTTTCAGCGTCGGTTACGCTGGCACGCTTGCCGTTGCCATCCTCGGCCTCAGCATCTTTGGGCTGGGTTGGGGGTTCTTTGACTGCAACAACATGCCCATCCTGTGCCAGGTGGCTCGCTCCGAGTGGCGGGCCACCGGTTACGGCATCATGAACCTCGTCAGCATCAGTTGCGGCGGTTTCGGGGACTGGGCTTTCGGCGCGTTGCGCGATCGGCACGTCCCGCTCAACCTCATATTCGGCGTCTTTGCCGGTGTTGCCCTGCTTTCCGTCGTTATCGTGCTGCTGATCAAGGCCGAGCCAAACCAGAGCGTTCGTGAACCTGAGGGCGCCCGGCGATCGGCAGATGCTTGA
- the thpR gene encoding RNA 2',3'-cyclic phosphodiesterase produces the protein MADSERFRLFIAVGIPDGIKSKIEAAQAELRRVLPARNVRWTRREQFHLTLRFLGDVEAARVDSLGEAMRRACHGFEPLRLRGEGVGCFPEHGYPRVLWTGVRDEEEQLPRLHAAVELASRGFTTEAKEERFTGHVTLARIKGIKRAEAEALSGVVAGMKDRLFGHWTAYKIELMRSELLPQGARHTPLATIALTESPASAYA, from the coding sequence GATTCCAGACGGAATCAAATCAAAGATCGAGGCTGCTCAGGCGGAGTTGCGCCGTGTGTTGCCGGCGCGCAATGTCCGTTGGACCCGGCGTGAACAGTTCCACCTTACGCTTAGGTTCCTGGGGGATGTGGAGGCGGCGCGGGTGGACTCGCTGGGGGAAGCGATGCGCAGGGCATGCCACGGCTTTGAGCCTTTGCGGCTGCGCGGCGAGGGCGTTGGGTGCTTCCCGGAACACGGGTATCCACGCGTCCTCTGGACCGGCGTGCGCGATGAAGAGGAGCAGTTGCCACGGCTGCACGCGGCGGTGGAACTCGCAAGCCGGGGTTTCACGACCGAAGCCAAGGAAGAACGCTTCACTGGCCACGTGACGCTGGCGCGCATTAAGGGCATTAAACGCGCTGAGGCAGAGGCGTTGAGCGGGGTGGTGGCAGGCATGAAGGACCGCCTTTTTGGCCATTGGACAGCGTATAAGATCGAGCTAATGCGGAGCGAACTCTTACCGCAGGGCGCCCGGCACACTCCGCTGGCGACGATTGCGCTGACCGAATCGCCCGCCAGCGCGTATGCATGA
- a CDS encoding N-acetylmuramic acid 6-phosphate etherase, with amino-acid sequence MNLDKLSLRKAIALMLSEEARVPRKLLNEHRRIELVIRAIVRAFRSGGRLFYVGAGTSGRLGVLDASECPPTFRTSPDLVQGIVAGGQKALWQSVEGAEDNVRAGVRTIKARGINRQDVVVGIAASGTTPFVWGALREAKRRGATTALVCFNPFLEIPRALRPNIVIAPSLGPELLTGSTRLKAGTATKLLLNLLTTLSMVRLGKVRSNLMIDLNPSNVKLRGRAVRIVQELTGQDYEAALAILKRRSWIVRKAIARPSRKQ; translated from the coding sequence ATGAACCTGGACAAACTCTCCCTCAGAAAGGCGATCGCGCTGATGCTCTCCGAGGAAGCCCGCGTACCAAGAAAGTTGCTGAACGAACATCGCCGCATAGAGTTGGTCATCCGGGCGATTGTGCGTGCGTTTCGGAGCGGTGGCCGGTTGTTCTATGTCGGCGCGGGCACCAGCGGACGGCTGGGGGTGCTGGACGCCAGCGAATGCCCACCCACATTCCGCACCTCACCAGACTTGGTTCAAGGCATCGTGGCAGGCGGACAGAAGGCGCTGTGGCAGTCGGTTGAAGGCGCGGAGGATAACGTGAGGGCCGGCGTCCGGACCATCAAGGCACGCGGCATCAACCGCCAGGACGTGGTAGTAGGCATCGCGGCGAGCGGCACCACGCCATTTGTCTGGGGCGCGCTACGAGAGGCGAAACGGCGTGGGGCAACCACCGCTTTGGTGTGCTTCAACCCTTTTCTGGAGATACCGCGTGCGTTGCGGCCCAACATCGTCATTGCTCCCAGCCTCGGGCCTGAGTTGTTGACTGGCTCGACCCGCCTGAAGGCGGGCACGGCGACGAAGCTGCTCTTGAATCTACTCACCACACTCTCGATGGTGCGCCTGGGCAAAGTGCGGAGCAATTTGATGATCGATTTGAACCCCTCGAACGTAAAGCTGCGGGGCCGTGCGGTGCGCATCGTGCAAGAACTGACGGGGCAGGATTACGAGGCGGCGCTGGCGATACTGAAGCGCCGCAGTTGGATCGTCAGAAAGGCAATTGCGCGGCCAAGTCGGAAACAATGA